Proteins encoded together in one Catellatospora citrea window:
- a CDS encoding peptidoglycan-binding protein, which translates to MVTRRRLTGAALACALAGPVVMWAADASAALPAVDMEAVVKAAQIDPRRADSAITPGSRDSVLLVESALQAKGLLAASYVDGHFGTKTIDAYAAWQRSLGYTGLDATGLPGPTSLTRLGEQRFTVVRLLSPGAETTFRGVPVNARTKAMLLEAERLLGRQFTVTQGSYSPGEDPTSAGTHDGGGALDLAVDGLTSAQRTSAVRRLREVGFAAWLRTPSQGNWPYHIHAIALADTDQSTPARNQAGDYYLGLNGLANRGADDGPVVDPKVTWEQYQRA; encoded by the coding sequence ATGGTCACCAGGAGACGGCTGACGGGCGCCGCGCTCGCGTGCGCACTGGCCGGGCCGGTCGTGATGTGGGCGGCGGACGCGTCGGCCGCGCTGCCCGCGGTCGACATGGAGGCCGTCGTCAAGGCCGCGCAGATCGACCCGCGCCGCGCCGACTCGGCGATCACCCCCGGCAGCCGGGACAGCGTGCTGCTCGTGGAGAGCGCGCTGCAGGCCAAGGGACTGCTCGCGGCGTCGTACGTCGACGGGCACTTCGGCACGAAGACCATCGACGCGTACGCGGCCTGGCAGCGCTCGCTCGGCTACACCGGGCTCGACGCCACCGGCCTGCCCGGCCCGACCTCGCTGACCAGGCTCGGGGAGCAGCGCTTCACCGTGGTTCGCCTGCTCTCGCCCGGCGCCGAGACCACATTCCGGGGCGTGCCGGTGAACGCCCGCACGAAGGCGATGCTGCTGGAGGCCGAACGGCTGCTCGGCCGGCAGTTCACCGTGACGCAGGGCTCGTACAGCCCGGGGGAGGACCCGACGTCCGCGGGCACCCACGACGGCGGCGGCGCGCTCGACCTCGCCGTGGACGGCCTGACCTCCGCCCAGCGCACGTCGGCCGTCCGCCGGCTGCGCGAGGTGGGCTTCGCCGCGTGGCTGCGCACCCCGTCCCAGGGGAACTGGCCGTATCACATCCACGCGATCGCGCTGGCCGACACGGACCAGTCGACCCCGGCCCGCAACCAGGCCGGGGACTACTACCTGGGCCTCAACGGCCTCGCCAACCGCGGCGCCGACGACGGCCCGGTGGTCGACCCGAAGGTCACCTGGGAGCAGTACCAGCGGGCGTGA
- a CDS encoding alpha/beta hydrolase has translation MRSRLLSVGTVSALALGLFAAPASAPLPDAVDFAQAAAALTAAGDPFAGWAAQGRRFLLFDPVGDGLAVEVLGELSTADRIAVLVPGVGTTVADFDRGLGGVARRAPAVQARQLYAELLRQSPGARIAVVAWLGYDPPDGWGMDVVTESSAAAGAAALTRFVVRLVRERPAAAITLVGHSYGSTVLGLAASALPAQVGDLVAVGSPGMGHDHVRDLGTDARVWAAEAPTDWIRRVPGVRVLGLGHGTRPGTVEFGARLLPTDGVRGHDGYLDTGSATLPALAEIVLGTRRH, from the coding sequence ATGCGTTCGAGATTGCTCTCCGTCGGCACGGTCAGCGCGCTCGCGCTGGGCCTGTTCGCCGCCCCCGCGTCCGCGCCGCTGCCCGACGCCGTCGACTTCGCGCAGGCCGCGGCCGCGCTGACCGCCGCGGGCGACCCGTTCGCCGGGTGGGCCGCGCAAGGCCGCCGATTCCTGCTGTTCGACCCGGTCGGGGACGGTCTCGCCGTCGAGGTCCTGGGCGAGCTGTCCACTGCGGACCGGATCGCGGTCCTGGTGCCCGGCGTCGGCACGACCGTCGCCGACTTCGATCGCGGGCTCGGTGGCGTCGCGCGCCGGGCCCCCGCGGTGCAGGCCCGGCAGCTGTACGCGGAGCTGCTACGCCAGTCCCCCGGCGCCCGGATCGCCGTCGTGGCCTGGCTCGGTTACGACCCGCCCGACGGCTGGGGAATGGACGTGGTCACCGAGTCCAGCGCCGCGGCCGGTGCGGCGGCGCTGACCAGGTTCGTCGTGCGCCTGGTGCGGGAACGCCCGGCCGCGGCGATCACGCTGGTCGGGCACAGCTACGGCTCGACCGTGCTGGGCCTGGCCGCGAGCGCGCTGCCCGCGCAGGTCGGCGACCTGGTCGCCGTCGGCAGCCCCGGCATGGGCCACGACCACGTACGCGACCTGGGCACCGACGCGCGGGTATGGGCGGCGGAGGCGCCCACCGACTGGATCCGCCGCGTCCCCGGCGTACGCGTGCTGGGCCTGGGCCACGGCACCCGGCCCGGCACCGTCGAGTTCGGCGCACGGCTGCTGCCGACCGACGGCGTGCGCGGCCACGACGGCTATCTGGACACCGGCAGCGCCACCCTGCCCGCCCTGGCCGAGATCGTCCTCGGCACCCGCCGGCACTGA
- a CDS encoding DUF4142 domain-containing protein, with translation MRLLRNICVPVAALAVALLTTAGPVTAAPVAPQDAAYLAGAHQANLAEIAVNNLAATHQGASTVVVQLGAEFKHDHQQLDDALQAVAQQQGVPLPGQMNSDQQVDLQHMLQLNGALFDQAWVPSQLKAHEAAMAATEAEIAKGQDPAVVQLAKDALPVIAKHHEQLIAAAAQLNVQIPVTPAGTAPR, from the coding sequence ATGAGGCTCTTGCGAAACATCTGCGTACCGGTCGCGGCGCTGGCCGTCGCGCTGCTCACCACGGCCGGACCGGTCACCGCGGCGCCCGTCGCGCCGCAGGACGCCGCCTACCTGGCCGGCGCGCACCAGGCGAACCTGGCCGAGATCGCGGTCAACAACCTCGCGGCCACCCACCAGGGCGCCTCGACGGTCGTCGTGCAACTCGGCGCGGAGTTCAAGCACGACCATCAGCAGCTCGACGACGCGCTGCAGGCCGTGGCGCAGCAGCAGGGGGTCCCGCTGCCCGGCCAGATGAACAGCGACCAGCAGGTCGACCTGCAGCACATGCTGCAGCTCAACGGCGCGCTGTTCGACCAGGCGTGGGTGCCGTCGCAGCTCAAGGCCCATGAGGCGGCGATGGCGGCGACCGAGGCCGAGATCGCCAAGGGTCAGGATCCCGCCGTCGTGCAGCTCGCCAAGGACGCGCTGCCGGTCATCGCCAAGCACCACGAGCAGCTGATCGCCGCGGCGGCGCAGCTCAACGTGCAGATCCCCGTCACGCCCGCTGGTACTGCTCCCAGGTGA